A single Mangrovimonas sp. YM274 DNA region contains:
- a CDS encoding MoxR family ATPase: MSDVTAVEQFVKKHKALKSEVAKVIVGQDEVVNQILISIFSGGHSLLVGVPGLAKTLMVNTIAQALGLDFKRIQFTPDLMPSDILGSEILDENRHFKFIKGPIFANIILADEINRTPPKTQAALLEAMQERAVTVAGHHYKLSLPYFVLATQNPIEQEGTYPLPEAQLDRFMFAINLKYPSFKEEVEVVKSTTSDTKSEVNALFTAEEIIKFQSVIRRIPVADNVIEYAVGMVAKTRPNEPSASDLVKEFVDWGAGPRASQNLILAAKSHAAIQGKFSPDIENVQAVANGILRHRIIKNYKAEAEGVTDEQIIESLF; encoded by the coding sequence ATGTCTGACGTAACAGCTGTAGAACAGTTTGTAAAAAAACACAAAGCCCTAAAAAGTGAAGTTGCTAAAGTAATTGTTGGTCAAGATGAAGTGGTAAATCAAATTTTGATTTCCATTTTTTCGGGTGGTCATTCCCTCCTAGTGGGAGTGCCAGGATTGGCAAAAACCTTAATGGTAAATACCATTGCACAAGCTCTTGGGTTAGATTTCAAACGTATACAGTTTACACCAGATTTGATGCCAAGTGATATTTTAGGAAGTGAAATTTTGGATGAAAATCGTCATTTCAAGTTTATCAAAGGACCTATTTTTGCCAATATTATCTTAGCGGACGAAATTAACAGGACGCCTCCAAAAACGCAGGCAGCCTTATTGGAAGCTATGCAAGAGCGGGCGGTGACGGTTGCTGGCCACCATTACAAATTAAGTTTGCCTTATTTCGTGCTTGCCACGCAAAATCCAATCGAACAGGAAGGAACTTATCCTTTGCCAGAAGCCCAATTGGATCGTTTTATGTTTGCCATTAACTTAAAATATCCTTCATTTAAAGAAGAGGTAGAGGTTGTGAAGTCAACAACTTCGGATACTAAATCAGAGGTGAATGCTTTGTTCACAGCAGAGGAAATTATCAAATTCCAAAGTGTTATCAGACGTATTCCTGTAGCGGACAATGTTATTGAATATGCCGTTGGAATGGTTGCAAAAACAAGACCAAATGAACCGTCAGCATCAGACTTAGTAAAAGAGTTTGTTGATTGGGGAGCTGGTCCCAGAGCCTCTCAGAACTTGATTTTGGCAGCAAAATCACACGCCGCTATTCAGGGGAAATTTTCACCAGACATTGAAAATGTACAGGCTGTTGCCAATGGCATCTTAAGACACCGTATTATAAAAAACTACAAAGCAGAGGCGGAAGGTGTTACTGACGAGCAAATTATTGAGAGTTTGTTTTAA